A section of the Virgibacillus sp. NKC19-3 genome encodes:
- a CDS encoding fumarylacetoacetate hydrolase family protein, with the protein MKLVSYKFKQDPGHFRVGWIVNDSVYDIQEAYRQLLIYKQEKDLVNQIDTILPADPDDFFSIGKRAIDRATEAYHYIMVSDRPFHFLHQEELCFSTPISSPSKVICVGKNYGDHVAEMKGEVPEFPVLFAKFNNALIGPEDMIEKPAATNKLDYEVELAVVIGKEATRVSKENALDYVAGYTIGNDISARDLQKRTPQWLQGKTLDRSTPIGPWVVTPEEVADPSDLTVRSYVNGEERQSSNTRHFIFDVPYLIEFISNLMTLKPGDIILTGTPDGVGFAMDPPQFLNDGDVVTMEIEGIGQMENMVKKMKE; encoded by the coding sequence ATGAAACTAGTAAGCTACAAATTCAAGCAAGACCCGGGACATTTTAGAGTAGGGTGGATCGTAAACGATAGCGTGTATGATATACAGGAAGCTTATCGTCAATTATTGATTTATAAACAGGAGAAGGATCTAGTGAACCAAATTGATACCATTCTACCAGCAGATCCAGATGATTTTTTCTCGATTGGAAAGCGGGCTATTGACAGGGCAACAGAAGCTTATCATTATATTATGGTAAGCGATCGTCCCTTCCACTTTCTTCATCAAGAAGAGCTGTGTTTCTCCACTCCGATCTCAAGCCCATCAAAGGTCATATGTGTTGGGAAGAACTACGGGGATCATGTTGCTGAAATGAAAGGAGAAGTACCAGAGTTTCCTGTGCTTTTTGCTAAGTTTAACAATGCGCTTATTGGTCCGGAAGATATGATTGAAAAACCGGCTGCTACAAACAAACTGGATTATGAAGTCGAGTTAGCTGTTGTTATTGGCAAAGAGGCAACGCGTGTTAGCAAAGAAAACGCGTTGGATTATGTCGCCGGCTATACAATTGGAAATGATATTTCTGCTCGTGATTTGCAGAAAAGGACGCCTCAGTGGCTGCAGGGAAAAACGTTAGATCGAAGTACTCCCATTGGACCATGGGTAGTTACTCCTGAAGAGGTTGCAGATCCTTCTGACTTAACTGTTCGCTCCTATGTAAACGGAGAGGAACGTCAATCCTCCAATACCCGTCATTTCATTTTCGATGTTCCTTATTTAATTGAATTTATTTCGAATTTAATGACCTTGAAACCAGGAGATATCATTTTAACAGGAACTCCCGATGGCGTGGGATTCGCTATGGATCCACCCCAATTTTTAAATGATGGCGATGTCGTTACGATGGAAATTGAAGGAATAGGACAGATGGAGAATATGGTTAAGAAAATGAAAGAATAG
- a CDS encoding FixH family protein: MIHISKKIWLLTVILAFTLLSACGSDDSTEEAVEGDSEEELHELKVEFDVPETADVDETIEMKANVTYGEEDVADADEVVFEFWEAGNEEDSTMLEAENNEDGTYTAETAFEQDGVYEMYAHVTARTQHTMPKKEVTVGEGASEEEQAESEN; this comes from the coding sequence ATGATACATATATCTAAAAAAATCTGGTTACTAACGGTAATATTAGCATTCACCCTTCTTTCTGCATGTGGGAGTGATGATAGCACGGAAGAAGCTGTCGAAGGAGACTCTGAAGAAGAATTACATGAACTAAAAGTAGAATTTGACGTTCCCGAAACTGCTGATGTGGATGAAACAATCGAAATGAAAGCAAACGTCACCTATGGCGAAGAAGACGTGGCAGATGCTGATGAAGTTGTATTTGAATTTTGGGAAGCTGGAAATGAAGAGGACAGTACAATGCTAGAAGCTGAAAATAACGAGGATGGAACCTATACAGCAGAAACAGCTTTTGAACAAGATGGCGTTTATGAAATGTATGCACATGTAACCGCAAGAACACAGCATACCATGCCAAAGAAAGAAGTTACAGTGGGAGAAGGAGCAAGTGAAGAGGAACAAGCGGAAAGTGAAAATTAG
- the nikC gene encoding nickel transporter permease — protein MEAKEKEKQLEQQVATPESNQQFDTEEIEAISPWKDTLKLLRKNRFAFAGLIIIVLFIVLGLFAPLFTSHGMAEQNLVNRLQPPSAQHWLGTDDLGRDIFTRIAYGARVSLQVGFFAVTGALVFGTLLGIIAGYFGRWVDMLISRVFDILLAFPSILLAIAIVAILGASLQNALIAIAIINIPIFGRLVRSKVISLREEEYIMAAKAQGMKNGRIIFHHILPNSAAPIIVQSTLGFGTAILDAAALGFLGLGAQPPTPEWGKMLADSRDFIQLAPWTLIVPGVAIMLVVLGFNLIGDGLRDALDPKMKR, from the coding sequence ATGGAAGCTAAGGAAAAGGAAAAACAATTGGAGCAGCAGGTAGCAACCCCCGAAAGTAATCAGCAATTTGATACAGAGGAAATAGAGGCGATTTCTCCCTGGAAAGATACATTGAAACTCTTGAGGAAAAATCGTTTTGCGTTTGCGGGGTTAATTATTATTGTATTGTTTATCGTATTAGGTTTGTTTGCACCACTTTTCACCTCTCATGGTATGGCAGAACAGAATCTTGTCAATCGATTGCAACCACCATCCGCACAACATTGGCTGGGAACAGATGACCTTGGCAGAGATATTTTTACAAGAATTGCCTATGGGGCGAGGGTTTCACTTCAAGTTGGATTCTTCGCAGTAACAGGTGCACTTGTGTTCGGAACATTACTGGGAATAATAGCAGGGTACTTCGGCCGCTGGGTTGATATGTTGATATCACGAGTATTTGATATATTACTCGCGTTTCCTAGTATTCTACTGGCAATTGCCATTGTAGCTATTTTAGGTGCTTCTCTACAAAATGCATTAATAGCGATCGCCATTATTAATATTCCTATTTTTGGAAGGCTTGTTCGTTCGAAAGTAATTAGTCTTCGTGAGGAAGAATACATCATGGCGGCAAAAGCGCAAGGAATGAAGAATGGGCGAATTATTTTTCATCATATATTGCCAAACAGTGCCGCACCTATTATTGTCCAATCAACGCTTGGATTTGGTACAGCGATTCTGGATGCTGCAGCTTTAGGTTTTCTTGGGCTCGGAGCTCAGCCACCTACACCAGAATGGGGGAAAATGCTTGCAGACTCCCGTGACTTTATCCAGCTGGCTCCATGGACGTTAATTGTGCCCGGAGTGGCTATTATGTTAGTGGTGCTAGGGTTTAATTTAATAGGGGATGGGTTGAGAGATGCGCTTGATCCAAAGATGAAGCGTTGA
- a CDS encoding ABC transporter permease, protein MFAYIMRRLLMLIPVLIGMTLITFSIVHLIPGNPAQVILGETATAAAIEDLEESMGLNEAYLVQYSIYVTDLLQGDLGTSLRSKAEISKEIWPYIAATFELTVFAMIFAIVIGVNAGIISAWKQNSWFDFLAMLFALVGVSMPIFWLALMEQWVFAQELSWLPAYGRENSKDPMASITNFYVLDSLIHLDFGRTLTILKHLVLPSIALGTIPMAIIARMTRSSMLEVMNSDYIRTVRAKGSGQFLVIYKHALKNAIIPVLTVIGLQTGVLLGGAILTETIFSWPGIGRYVYEAINYRDYPVIQSGILVIAFIFVIINLIVDLLYKFIDPRINY, encoded by the coding sequence ATGTTTGCCTATATTATGCGTCGCTTACTTATGCTTATTCCGGTATTAATTGGAATGACGTTAATCACATTTTCCATCGTACATCTTATACCCGGAAATCCCGCGCAAGTTATATTAGGGGAGACGGCAACTGCAGCAGCCATTGAGGATTTAGAAGAAAGTATGGGGTTAAATGAAGCCTACCTTGTTCAGTATAGTATTTATGTAACAGACCTTCTCCAAGGGGATTTAGGCACTTCACTAAGGTCAAAAGCAGAGATATCAAAAGAAATATGGCCATACATTGCCGCTACCTTTGAGTTAACCGTATTTGCGATGATATTTGCCATCGTTATTGGCGTAAATGCCGGAATTATAAGTGCTTGGAAGCAGAATTCCTGGTTTGATTTTCTCGCGATGCTGTTTGCGCTTGTAGGCGTTTCGATGCCGATTTTTTGGTTGGCATTAATGGAGCAATGGGTTTTTGCCCAGGAACTTAGTTGGCTACCAGCATATGGTCGGGAAAACAGTAAGGATCCAATGGCATCGATTACGAATTTTTATGTGTTAGACTCTCTCATCCATTTGGACTTCGGACGAACGCTTACGATTTTAAAACATTTGGTACTGCCAAGTATTGCCTTAGGTACGATTCCAATGGCCATTATAGCTAGAATGACACGTTCCAGTATGCTTGAGGTGATGAATTCGGACTATATCCGAACGGTTCGTGCAAAAGGGTCAGGGCAATTTTTGGTTATTTACAAGCATGCATTGAAAAATGCCATCATTCCTGTACTAACTGTCATTGGCTTGCAAACGGGAGTTCTTTTGGGTGGGGCAATTTTAACGGAAACCATTTTTAGCTGGCCTGGTATTGGAAGGTATGTGTATGAAGCGATCAATTATCGTGATTATCCGGTTATTCAATCAGGTATACTCGTCATTGCATTTATCTTTGTCATCATTAATCTAATTGTTGATTTACTTTATAAATTTATTGATCCAAGGATTAACTATTAA
- a CDS encoding ABC transporter substrate-binding protein, whose amino-acid sequence MKVKFSFLLALMFAFFLVLAACSGDGGADSASSEEEGEAGAAEENGDSAQEEGVEGGTGADGEQVLVFARGGDSESLDPGSTEDGESSRVTKQVLETLLNFEEDSFELKPGLAHDWEVSDDGLNYTFYLEEGVTFHDGTDFNAEAVKTNFERWADPEHEYAFTDDNYVYSMYGTMFGGYQGDDGHVIDEINVVGDHEIEFVLSQPLGFFLQNMAMTYFGITSPAAFEEYGAEINENPIGTGPFQFVSWSKDDSIILEKFEDYRVDGLPKLDQVVFEVIPDNAARLIALRSGEIDIMDGLNPDDAAGIESEEGLQLYTRAENNFGYLGFNTQKEPTDNKELRQAINYAIDKQAIADALYAGYANVAKNPLPPSYMGYNEDTEAYDYDLDKAKELLAEAGYEDGLEIELWTMPVARPYMPDPETVSEIVQSNLAEIGIEVTVVREEWAPYLEKTMQGDHQMYMLGWSGTNGDPDYFLSSLLHGDNAGSSNREFYENDEVDELLDQAKRSVEQDERAALYQEAQALISEDSPMVTLVHSTPVLATTSDISNYVPHPSTSESLAEVELAN is encoded by the coding sequence ATGAAAGTAAAATTTTCGTTTTTGCTTGCACTGATGTTTGCATTTTTCTTGGTGCTTGCGGCATGTAGTGGTGATGGGGGAGCAGACTCAGCTTCTTCGGAAGAAGAAGGGGAAGCAGGTGCCGCTGAGGAAAATGGTGATAGCGCCCAGGAAGAAGGGGTTGAAGGGGGCACCGGAGCAGATGGAGAACAGGTTCTTGTATTCGCACGGGGAGGGGATTCCGAAAGTTTAGATCCGGGAAGTACGGAAGACGGTGAATCGTCCCGCGTAACGAAACAGGTTTTGGAAACTTTACTGAATTTTGAGGAAGACTCATTTGAGTTAAAACCAGGGTTAGCACATGATTGGGAGGTCTCTGATGACGGATTAAACTATACTTTCTATTTGGAGGAAGGAGTCACTTTCCATGATGGAACGGATTTTAATGCAGAAGCTGTAAAGACGAACTTCGAGCGTTGGGCTGATCCGGAACATGAATATGCCTTTACAGATGATAATTATGTGTATTCCATGTATGGAACGATGTTTGGTGGTTATCAAGGAGATGATGGACATGTTATTGATGAAATTAATGTCGTAGGTGATCATGAAATCGAATTCGTTTTATCACAGCCATTAGGTTTTTTCCTACAAAATATGGCAATGACTTATTTTGGAATTACGTCACCAGCAGCGTTTGAAGAGTATGGCGCTGAGATTAACGAAAACCCAATAGGAACCGGTCCGTTTCAATTTGTCAGCTGGAGCAAGGATGATTCCATTATCCTGGAGAAATTTGAAGATTATCGTGTAGATGGTCTGCCGAAATTGGATCAAGTCGTTTTCGAAGTGATACCAGATAATGCGGCTCGTTTAATTGCGCTTCGCTCCGGTGAAATCGATATTATGGATGGATTAAATCCGGATGATGCAGCAGGGATTGAATCAGAAGAAGGGCTCCAATTGTATACGCGAGCAGAGAATAATTTTGGTTACTTAGGTTTCAACACTCAAAAAGAACCAACAGATAATAAGGAATTACGTCAAGCCATTAATTATGCAATTGATAAACAAGCAATTGCTGATGCCTTATATGCTGGGTATGCAAATGTAGCTAAAAATCCATTACCACCTAGCTATATGGGATACAACGAAGATACGGAAGCATATGATTATGATTTGGATAAGGCGAAGGAATTATTAGCCGAAGCGGGTTATGAAGATGGACTGGAAATTGAATTATGGACAATGCCTGTAGCCAGACCGTATATGCCGGATCCGGAGACAGTTTCTGAAATTGTCCAGAGTAATTTAGCAGAAATCGGAATTGAAGTTACGGTCGTACGTGAAGAATGGGCTCCTTATTTAGAAAAGACAATGCAAGGCGATCATCAAATGTATATGCTAGGCTGGTCAGGAACAAATGGCGATCCTGATTATTTCCTAAGCAGTTTATTGCATGGAGATAATGCAGGAAGCAGCAACAGGGAATTTTATGAAAATGATGAAGTTGACGAGTTGCTGGATCAGGCCAAAAGATCAGTGGAACAGGATGAGCGTGCAGCATTGTATCAAGAAGCACAAGCGCTTATTTCAGAAGATTCACCAATGGTAACATTAGTGCATTCAACTCCTGTTTTAGCAACAACCAGTGACATATCAAATTATGTACCACATCCATCAACGAGTGAATCGTTGGCAGAAGTTGAACTAGCAAATTAA
- a CDS encoding ABC transporter ATP-binding protein, protein MTRPLLEVKSLKKYFDIKGGVFGRKIGEVKAVDDVSFSVKEGEILGIVGESGCGKSTTGKSILRLIEPTEGEVTFEDRDITGLNMEEMRQLRRNMQIIFQDPYASLNPRHTVEKIISEPLLIHGVTSAKERNERVRDLLEVVGLSPYHASRYPHQFSGGQRQRIGIARALANNPKLIICDEPVSALDVSVQSQILNLMEELRNTFQLTYVFIAHDLSVVKHISDRVGVMYLGRMVELTAKDALYDDPKHPYTRALLSAVPSPDPDIPRDRIILEGDVPSPSSPPAGCSFHTRCPHAMDICKKVRPSFEEIEDNHFVACHLYRDVQ, encoded by the coding sequence ATGACACGTCCATTATTGGAAGTTAAATCACTGAAAAAATACTTTGATATTAAAGGTGGCGTTTTTGGAAGAAAAATCGGGGAAGTAAAAGCGGTGGACGATGTTTCATTTTCTGTCAAGGAGGGGGAGATTTTAGGTATTGTTGGTGAATCCGGTTGCGGGAAATCAACCACAGGTAAATCGATCCTAAGATTAATTGAACCAACAGAAGGGGAAGTCACATTCGAAGACCGGGACATAACCGGTTTAAACATGGAGGAAATGCGTCAATTAAGACGTAATATGCAGATTATCTTCCAGGATCCTTATGCTTCTCTGAATCCAAGGCATACAGTGGAAAAAATAATAAGTGAACCCTTATTAATCCATGGGGTTACTTCTGCTAAAGAGCGGAACGAGCGTGTGAGAGATTTGCTAGAGGTAGTTGGTTTGAGCCCGTATCATGCTTCCAGGTACCCTCATCAATTTAGTGGAGGACAGAGGCAGCGAATCGGGATTGCACGTGCATTGGCGAATAATCCGAAATTGATCATTTGTGATGAACCTGTTTCTGCTTTGGATGTATCTGTTCAGTCCCAAATTCTGAATTTAATGGAAGAACTTCGTAACACGTTTCAGTTAACGTATGTTTTTATCGCGCATGATCTAAGTGTTGTAAAGCATATTAGTGACCGGGTTGGAGTGATGTATTTAGGTAGGATGGTTGAGTTAACTGCGAAGGATGCCTTATATGATGATCCGAAACATCCATATACTCGGGCGCTTTTATCGGCAGTACCTTCACCGGATCCGGATATACCAAGAGATCGGATTATACTGGAAGGAGACGTACCAAGTCCTTCTAGTCCGCCTGCTGGCTGTTCATTCCATACCAGGTGTCCACATGCGATGGATATTTGCAAAAAAGTTAGGCCATCGTTTGAGGAAATTGAGGATAATCATTTTGTTGCATGTCATCTCTATAGGGACGTGCAATGA
- a CDS encoding ABC transporter ATP-binding protein, with product MSDTDVVLALRHLHTHFFTDNGEIPAVDGVSINIHKGEVVGIVGESGCGKSVTSLSVMQLIPSPPGKIVDGEINFKGENLVSASESRMKKVRGNEISMIFQEPMTSLDPLFTIGNQMREAIRIHEKISKKEARKRSIDMLKLVGIPRPDAVIDEYPHQLSGGMRQRVMIAMAMSQDPELLIADEPTTALDVTIQAQILDLMRNLNNEKDTSILLITHDLGVVAEICDRVVVMYAGQVVEEGTTREILKDPKHPYSKGLIRSLPKIHEREQKLYSIPGTVPKPKMDRVGCRFAARCEFAFDRCFQESPELYALGNARASRCFLYDEKKAGEMSDDTSIIGS from the coding sequence ATGTCAGACACAGATGTTGTTTTAGCGTTACGTCACTTACATACCCATTTTTTTACAGATAATGGCGAGATTCCAGCTGTAGATGGCGTTAGTATTAACATACATAAAGGAGAAGTGGTGGGAATTGTAGGTGAGTCCGGATGTGGAAAAAGTGTAACGTCTTTATCCGTGATGCAACTAATTCCAAGTCCGCCGGGGAAGATTGTTGATGGTGAGATTAATTTTAAAGGTGAGAATCTTGTAAGCGCTTCAGAATCACGTATGAAAAAAGTGCGCGGTAATGAAATATCGATGATTTTTCAGGAACCAATGACATCACTGGATCCATTATTTACGATTGGAAATCAAATGCGTGAAGCGATTCGGATTCACGAAAAAATCAGCAAAAAAGAGGCGCGGAAAAGATCCATTGATATGTTGAAGCTTGTTGGTATACCAAGACCGGACGCTGTTATTGATGAGTATCCACATCAATTGTCTGGAGGGATGAGACAGCGTGTTATGATCGCGATGGCGATGTCACAAGATCCCGAATTGTTAATTGCGGATGAGCCAACGACAGCACTGGATGTCACGATTCAGGCACAAATTTTGGATTTAATGCGGAATTTAAATAATGAAAAAGATACATCCATTTTATTAATTACTCATGATTTAGGTGTTGTAGCGGAAATTTGTGACAGAGTTGTTGTTATGTATGCCGGTCAGGTTGTGGAAGAGGGCACGACGAGAGAAATTTTGAAAGATCCTAAGCATCCCTATTCCAAAGGGCTAATCCGCTCCTTGCCTAAAATTCACGAAAGGGAGCAAAAGCTATATTCCATTCCAGGCACTGTGCCAAAGCCAAAGATGGATCGGGTCGGTTGCCGCTTTGCCGCACGCTGTGAATTTGCTTTTGATCGTTGTTTCCAGGAAAGTCCGGAGCTGTATGCTTTAGGAAATGCCAGAGCGAGCCGTTGCTTTTTATATGACGAAAAGAAAGCAGGTGAAATGAGCGATGACACGTCCATTATTGGAAGTTAA
- a CDS encoding shikimate kinase, which yields MNEVPLREKSIVLIGFMGVGKTSIGRAVARRLYRDFVDIDEVIEQEYGMPTSDIFQTIGEEAFREKEKETIIDYCKQKLKIISVGGGAFLQEEIRDTCLSECIVFFLDLSWEHWQERISLLIDSRPVLQGKNIDEIKELFHKRQPIYEKHHSKVETDNLIIDEVAEFITDSLKTAWDIYEPN from the coding sequence ATGAATGAAGTTCCACTTAGAGAGAAAAGTATTGTCTTAATTGGGTTTATGGGTGTTGGTAAGACTTCAATTGGAAGAGCTGTTGCCAGGAGATTATATCGCGACTTTGTTGATATCGATGAAGTAATTGAACAAGAGTATGGCATGCCAACTTCTGATATATTTCAAACGATCGGTGAAGAAGCTTTTCGTGAAAAAGAGAAAGAGACAATCATAGACTATTGCAAGCAAAAACTAAAAATTATTTCCGTTGGCGGAGGGGCTTTCCTCCAGGAGGAAATTAGAGACACCTGCTTATCAGAATGTATTGTATTTTTCTTGGATCTATCCTGGGAACATTGGCAGGAGCGAATTAGCTTACTGATTGACAGTCGACCAGTTTTGCAGGGGAAAAATATCGATGAGATCAAAGAGCTTTTTCATAAGAGACAACCAATTTATGAAAAACATCATTCCAAGGTGGAAACAGATAATTTGATCATCGACGAAGTTGCTGAATTTATCACAGATTCTCTAAAAACAGCATGGGATATTTATGAGCCTAATTAA
- a CDS encoding ABC transporter ATP-binding protein produces MTNIINMQGVSWQRQGETILSDVNWNVSKGEHWAVLGLNGSGKTTLLNMVNGYIWPTTGNISVLDQQFGKTDIRELRKSIGWVSSSIQERIKGREFAEDVVVSGKYASIGLYEGPIEEDYKRAYQIMEQVGCRRLAERTYQTCSQGEKQKLLIARGLMGSPDLLILDEPTNGLDFISREELLSTIDHLAIQKDAPSIIFVTHHIEEILPVFSHTLLLRQGKVFDKGERSALLTSPCLSEFFDTSVHVQWHRNRAWMTLQD; encoded by the coding sequence TTGACGAATATTATTAATATGCAGGGTGTTTCTTGGCAAAGGCAAGGAGAAACGATCCTATCCGATGTGAATTGGAACGTATCTAAGGGAGAACACTGGGCGGTACTTGGGCTAAATGGTTCGGGAAAGACCACATTGCTTAATATGGTAAACGGTTATATTTGGCCAACAACCGGAAATATCAGTGTGTTGGATCAGCAATTTGGAAAGACGGACATTAGAGAATTACGAAAATCAATTGGCTGGGTGAGTTCATCTATACAGGAAAGAATAAAGGGGAGGGAGTTTGCCGAAGATGTTGTTGTTAGTGGCAAATATGCATCCATTGGATTATACGAAGGTCCGATTGAAGAAGACTACAAGAGAGCTTATCAGATTATGGAGCAGGTTGGCTGCAGGCGTTTGGCAGAACGTACATATCAAACCTGTTCCCAAGGTGAAAAACAAAAGCTTCTGATTGCACGTGGACTAATGGGGTCTCCTGATTTACTCATATTAGATGAGCCGACGAACGGACTTGATTTTATATCCAGAGAGGAATTATTATCTACTATCGATCATTTGGCAATTCAAAAAGATGCACCAAGCATTATTTTTGTGACGCATCACATTGAAGAAATATTGCCGGTTTTCTCTCATACACTACTACTTCGTCAAGGAAAGGTCTTTGATAAAGGAGAAAGATCCGCTTTGTTGACAAGCCCATGTTTGTCGGAATTTTTCGATACATCTGTCCATGTTCAGTGGCATAGAAATAGGGCTTGGATGACATTGCAGGATTAG